The following coding sequences are from one Terriglobales bacterium window:
- a CDS encoding ABC transporter permease subunit: MRQRTQAVVVLLALLTVTSAASEIRVPMLHHDLHGAALIIPPTPHHSGPIGPFSDHSRGSEEMLLGLWLAPLAALLSTVASGLTGILAGYLAGRWERAAQTITAILLAIPWLLLLLLTSTVLSAPAGFRSVGFILIPLVQVGFVASTPVISNAARKLRDSAFVLHARASGQYGILLFTTHVFPYLKPILLAQFWISLFVFILGEAGLVLLGVGLGETAPRLDVQHLSKFLTSLSGIWSAILLLALLALLLILQLLLSREEPAVS; this comes from the coding sequence ATGCGGCAGAGGACACAAGCCGTCGTGGTTTTGCTGGCGCTGCTAACCGTCACGTCGGCCGCCAGCGAGATACGCGTTCCCATGCTGCACCATGATTTGCATGGCGCCGCACTGATCATTCCCCCCACTCCGCACCACTCAGGCCCGATCGGGCCATTTTCCGATCATTCCCGCGGTTCCGAAGAAATGCTGCTGGGTCTATGGCTGGCGCCATTAGCCGCGCTCCTGTCCACAGTAGCATCCGGGCTGACTGGCATTTTGGCCGGTTATCTCGCTGGGCGGTGGGAGCGGGCCGCCCAGACCATCACGGCAATCCTGCTAGCAATCCCGTGGCTGCTGTTGCTGCTGCTAACCTCCACCGTGCTTTCCGCACCCGCTGGCTTCCGCTCTGTCGGATTTATCCTGATTCCGCTCGTTCAAGTTGGCTTCGTGGCCTCGACTCCGGTGATCTCGAATGCTGCGCGCAAACTCAGAGACTCCGCTTTCGTTCTGCATGCCCGAGCCTCTGGACAATATGGGATATTGCTCTTCACTACGCATGTTTTTCCGTACCTGAAACCGATCCTGCTGGCGCAATTCTGGATTTCTCTCTTCGTTTTTATCCTCGGCGAAGCTGGACTGGTCCTGCTGGGAGTAGGCTTGGGCGAAACAGCGCCCAGGCTCGACGTTCAGCACTTGAGCAAATTCCTCACCAGTCTCAGCGGCATTTGGAGCGCCATTTTGCTGCTCGCTTTGCTGGCCCTGCTCCTCATCCTCCAACTATTGCTCTCGCGGGAGGAGCCGGCCGTCTCATGA
- a CDS encoding HD domain-containing phosphohydrolase, whose amino-acid sequence MAVCMPLTPGEAQPLVMPFRARAFWILQVIAGVGVIAWSAANWQNADPLRFCAYLLVALLASTLRVSLPGLTGSISVNFLFILIGISELTLPQTMLMGCSPVLVQSLWKLKQRPRYAQLIFQLANTAVAIAVSYGVYHRIAQPFGHSVTLVLLAAAFAYFVTGSALAAALTALTQNKAFRRVWHDGHFWSLPYYLLGAGVAALVSYINVLIGWQTSLLVLPIIYWTYRSYRVYLRRLSQEKDHVESIASLHLRTIEALALAIEAKDHSTFDHLQRVRVYALEVAKELEVPKDEIEALRAASLLHDIGKLAIPEHIINKPGKLTPEEFEKMKIHPLVGAEILERVNFPYPVVPIVRAHHERWDGSGYPYGLRGEEIPMCARILAAVDCLDALNSHRQYRRAVPLPEAMEVVAAESGRAFDPRVVDVLKRRYLELEKLAQTQMTGAGRQRLSTDLRLSNAAAPASGFAPEKLRPLDVITDGNFLSSIAAARQEAQTLFELSHELGNSLSLDDTLSVLSVRLRKLIPYDSIAIYVLREHVLVPEHVSGDNFRVFSSLQIPVGEGVSGWVAAHRKPIVNGDPACEPGYPSDARFSPLRSALAVPLEALSGVVGVLTLYKGEGDAFTSDHLRIMLAVSSKVALSVENALKYQQAENSATTDYLTGLPNARSLFLHLDQEIARCKRTGADMAVLICDLDGFKEINDRFGHLEGNKVLRSFGHGVRSVCREYDYVARMGGDEFVIIAPGLKHEAAADKIAVLDQLAREAGHQVCGTDRLSVSTGMAYYGEDGTDGDQLLAEADRRMYIMKQQHHRKSEEIKPLTAEPELARGNE is encoded by the coding sequence ATGGCCGTCTGCATGCCACTAACCCCTGGGGAGGCGCAGCCACTCGTCATGCCCTTTCGGGCCAGGGCTTTCTGGATCCTGCAAGTCATTGCCGGCGTCGGCGTGATCGCCTGGAGTGCTGCCAATTGGCAGAACGCTGATCCCCTACGCTTTTGCGCCTATCTGCTGGTGGCATTGCTAGCCTCCACTTTGCGCGTAAGCCTTCCCGGTCTCACTGGCTCGATCTCGGTCAATTTTTTATTCATCCTCATCGGCATCTCTGAGCTGACCCTTCCGCAAACAATGTTGATGGGCTGCAGTCCAGTGCTTGTGCAGAGCCTGTGGAAGCTCAAGCAGAGGCCCAGGTATGCCCAACTTATTTTTCAGCTGGCAAACACCGCGGTCGCTATCGCCGTCTCTTATGGCGTTTATCACCGCATTGCTCAGCCCTTCGGACATAGCGTCACGTTGGTTCTTCTGGCCGCGGCCTTTGCTTATTTCGTGACCGGCAGTGCGCTCGCAGCGGCTTTAACCGCACTCACCCAGAACAAAGCGTTTCGTCGAGTGTGGCACGACGGACATTTCTGGTCTTTGCCCTACTACCTGCTGGGTGCAGGTGTGGCTGCCCTGGTCAGCTACATCAATGTGCTGATCGGCTGGCAGACCTCGCTCTTGGTGTTACCGATCATTTATTGGACGTATCGCTCCTACCGCGTTTATCTGCGCCGCCTTTCACAGGAGAAGGATCACGTCGAAAGCATTGCTTCCTTGCACCTGCGCACGATCGAAGCCCTGGCGCTGGCCATCGAAGCCAAGGATCACAGCACCTTCGACCATCTCCAGCGCGTCCGAGTCTACGCATTGGAGGTTGCCAAAGAACTGGAAGTTCCCAAAGACGAAATCGAGGCCCTGCGCGCGGCGTCACTGCTGCACGACATTGGCAAGCTCGCTATCCCGGAGCACATCATCAACAAGCCGGGAAAACTCACCCCCGAAGAATTCGAGAAGATGAAAATCCATCCCCTGGTAGGAGCAGAGATTCTGGAGCGCGTGAACTTTCCCTACCCCGTTGTCCCCATCGTCCGCGCACACCATGAGAGATGGGATGGTTCCGGATACCCCTATGGCCTGCGTGGCGAAGAAATTCCCATGTGCGCGCGCATTCTTGCCGCGGTGGATTGTCTCGATGCCCTCAACTCCCACCGCCAGTACCGTCGCGCGGTGCCGCTTCCGGAAGCTATGGAGGTCGTAGCAGCCGAATCGGGAAGGGCGTTCGACCCGCGGGTGGTGGATGTGCTCAAGCGCCGCTACCTGGAACTGGAGAAGCTGGCGCAAACCCAGATGACCGGCGCCGGGCGACAGCGTCTCTCCACCGACCTGCGCCTGAGCAACGCGGCCGCACCTGCGTCTGGGTTTGCTCCCGAAAAGCTGCGACCGCTGGACGTCATCACTGACGGCAATTTCCTATCCTCCATCGCCGCCGCCAGGCAAGAAGCCCAAACCCTCTTCGAGTTGAGCCATGAGCTCGGCAACTCCCTCAGCTTGGACGACACCCTATCAGTTCTGTCCGTGCGGCTGCGCAAGCTCATTCCCTACGATTCCATCGCCATTTATGTATTGCGCGAACACGTGCTGGTTCCCGAGCACGTCAGCGGTGATAACTTTCGCGTATTTTCCTCGCTGCAGATTCCCGTGGGCGAGGGCGTGTCCGGCTGGGTGGCGGCTCATCGCAAGCCCATCGTGAACGGCGATCCGGCATGTGAACCCGGATATCCGAGCGACGCCCGCTTCAGCCCACTGCGCTCTGCTCTTGCCGTGCCCCTGGAAGCGCTCTCCGGAGTAGTCGGCGTGCTCACCCTGTACAAGGGGGAGGGCGACGCCTTTACGTCTGACCACCTGCGTATCATGCTCGCGGTCAGCTCCAAGGTCGCGCTCTCGGTGGAAAACGCCCTCAAGTACCAGCAGGCGGAAAACTCGGCCACTACCGACTACCTAACTGGCCTTCCCAACGCCCGCTCACTGTTCCTGCATCTCGATCAGGAAATCGCGCGCTGCAAACGAACGGGCGCGGATATGGCGGTCTTGATTTGTGACCTCGACGGCTTCAAGGAGATCAATGATCGGTTTGGCCATCTCGAGGGCAATAAAGTTCTCCGCTCATTCGGTCATGGCGTGCGCTCCGTCTGCCGCGAGTACGACTACGTCGCGCGCATGGGCGGCGACGAGTTCGTGATCATTGCCCCTGGTTTAAAGCATGAGGCGGCTGCCGACAAAATTGCCGTCCTCGATCAACTGGCTCGCGAGGCCGGACATCAGGTTTGCGGCACTGACCGGCTCTCCGTGAGTACGGGAATGGCCTATTACGGCGAGGATGGCACCGATGGTGACCAGCTCTTGGCCGAAGCGGATCGTCGGATGTACATCATGAAGCAGCAGCATCACAGGAAGAGTGAGGAGATAAAGCCTCTGACCGCAGAGCCTGAATTAGCGAGAGGAAATGAGTAA
- a CDS encoding DUF4136 domain-containing protein: MNPKKFGVIWLSVFFVAAFSSAQTIKSDYHKESDLSKWKTFKFQDVPRPPKDPLYDKMEIEQSMRSQIQEQLEKLGLKPADKNPDCLISYRVLAKTYKNVYGGSGVGITTTADVWENLYSVRTLSLDFADARTNDLAWRGTSTTNVMPSDPKDDYTKDIKKLMERFKKDEEAQRKNKR; the protein is encoded by the coding sequence ATGAATCCCAAAAAGTTCGGCGTGATCTGGTTGTCGGTCTTTTTCGTGGCTGCGTTCTCCTCCGCCCAGACCATAAAGTCCGACTACCACAAGGAATCTGATCTCTCCAAGTGGAAGACGTTCAAGTTCCAGGACGTGCCTCGCCCTCCTAAAGATCCCCTTTACGACAAAATGGAAATCGAACAGTCGATGCGCAGCCAAATCCAGGAGCAACTGGAGAAACTCGGGCTGAAGCCTGCCGACAAGAATCCCGATTGCCTGATCTCCTATCGCGTCCTGGCCAAGACTTACAAGAACGTTTACGGCGGCAGTGGTGTCGGCATCACGACCACCGCCGATGTCTGGGAGAACCTATACTCCGTGCGCACCCTCTCTCTCGATTTCGCCGACGCCCGCACCAACGATCTGGCCTGGCGGGGCACATCGACTACCAACGTGATGCCGTCCGATCCCAAGGACGATTACACCAAGGACATCAAGAAACTAATGGAACGCTTCAAAAAGGATGAGGAGGCACAGCGCAAGAACAAGCGGTGA
- a CDS encoding sigma 54-interacting transcriptional regulator yields METFEAPFQVDGVEPVVRSELMKRLLQMVERVARSNAAVLISGETGSGKEFVARALHHYSLRSERPWVDVNCAALPEHLVESELFGYEKGAFSGADSTKPGLFELADKGTLFLDEVGELEPRIQVKLLRVLDGIAYFRLGGSKKVSVDVRIIAATNQDLEQSVRTGRFRSDLYHRLGQIQLKIPPLRDRLEDLEALSEVFLKQQRPEFYFSHETQQALRAYSWPGNIRELRNITLQIAMSAAGPEIKPADLPPDILQASTKSGTQVEEDDPGELDEVERLTILKALARTGGHQGLAAEQLGISRRTLSRKLKLYNLQAERRQQGEGSLGKLGPEQQHYFRAEVEVPIRIRNCRGREVEGRTLNMSSGGVAVHGIENPLEFSGPLEVRFAIPDSNFMVETKSRIAWADVERRAGLKFVDISTQAQGLLDRWLAKKQKEEGWAVEAV; encoded by the coding sequence TTGGAGACGTTTGAAGCTCCCTTTCAGGTGGACGGGGTCGAGCCAGTCGTGCGCAGCGAACTGATGAAGCGGCTGCTGCAGATGGTAGAGCGGGTGGCACGCAGCAACGCCGCTGTGCTGATAAGCGGCGAAACCGGCAGCGGAAAGGAATTTGTTGCGCGTGCGCTGCACCACTATTCTCTGCGTAGCGAGCGGCCCTGGGTGGACGTGAATTGCGCTGCGCTTCCCGAGCATCTGGTGGAAAGCGAACTGTTTGGCTACGAGAAGGGTGCGTTTAGTGGGGCCGATTCCACCAAACCGGGACTGTTCGAACTCGCCGACAAGGGCACGCTCTTTCTCGATGAGGTTGGTGAACTCGAGCCCAGAATTCAGGTAAAGCTGCTGCGAGTACTCGATGGCATTGCTTACTTCCGGCTGGGCGGAAGCAAGAAGGTGTCGGTGGATGTCCGGATCATCGCGGCGACCAACCAGGATTTGGAGCAATCAGTAAGAACCGGACGCTTTCGCAGCGACCTTTACCACAGACTGGGTCAGATCCAGTTGAAAATTCCTCCCTTGCGGGACCGGTTGGAAGATCTGGAAGCCCTGTCGGAGGTATTCCTCAAGCAGCAGCGGCCGGAATTCTATTTTTCGCACGAAACGCAGCAAGCATTGCGAGCCTATTCCTGGCCGGGAAATATACGTGAATTGCGCAATATCACCTTGCAGATTGCCATGAGCGCCGCTGGACCAGAGATCAAGCCCGCCGACTTGCCGCCTGACATTCTGCAAGCCTCCACGAAATCCGGAACACAGGTGGAAGAGGACGACCCGGGCGAGCTCGATGAAGTGGAACGTCTGACCATACTCAAGGCCCTGGCCCGCACCGGCGGACACCAGGGGCTAGCGGCGGAACAGCTGGGAATCTCACGCAGGACTCTAAGCCGGAAGCTGAAGCTCTACAACCTGCAGGCGGAGCGACGTCAGCAGGGCGAAGGATCCTTGGGCAAATTAGGACCGGAACAGCAACACTACTTCCGGGCCGAGGTCGAGGTTCCGATCCGCATTCGCAACTGCCGTGGTCGCGAGGTGGAGGGACGGACGCTGAATATGAGCTCTGGTGGCGTGGCGGTGCATGGAATCGAGAACCCGCTGGAATTCTCCGGGCCGCTGGAAGTGCGCTTTGCGATTCCGGACAGCAACTTCATGGTGGAAACCAAATCGCGAATCGCATGGGCCGACGTGGAGCGGCGGGCGGGATTGAAATTCGTGGATATTTCCACTCAGGCGCAAGGCCTGCTGGACCGCTGGCTGGCGAAAAAGCAGAAGGAAGAAGGCTGGGCAGTGGAAGCGGTGTAG